GAAAGGGCGAAGCCCTGCGGGCGCGGGTTCGCCCGTAGGGGCGACTCGCCGAGTCGCCCCTACGCGGTACGCCGTGTGCGCGCGCGGTGGCACCCCTCACCCTCGCCCTCTCCCAGCGGGAGAGGGAACGGCACGCCCCTTGCGGGCTACCCCAGCCCCGAAGGGGCTTTGCACCTGTAGCGCGGGGGTTCAGCCCCGCGCGCCCCGCGCGGCGGTGGCACCCCTCACCCTCGCCCTCTCCCAGCGGGAGAGGGAACGGCACGCCCCTTGCCAGAATCGCGGCGAACGCATATCATAGGCACAAATCCTCACACCCAGGAGGCGCTTATGAGCAAGGTCGTGGATGCGCGCGGGCTTGCATGCCCCCAACCCGTCATCCTCACCCGAAACGCGCTGCAAGAGGCCGATTCCGTTACCACCATCGTGGACAACGAGACCGCGCGCCAAAACGTGCAGCGGATGGCGCAGGCAAGCGGGGCCGAAGTCCGCGTGGAGACGCGCGAGGACGGCATCTACCTGCACATCGCCAAGACCCCCCATGCGCACCTCGCGGCCCAGCCCGAGCCGACGGGCGAAGCGCCCGCATCCGGCCCGCTGGTGCTGGTCGTGCCGGATCAGTACATGGGGCGCGGCGATGACCCCGAACTGGGCGGAATCCTCATCCGCGCCTTCTTCCACACTCTGGGCGAGGTAGACCCGCTTCCTGAGACCGTCATCTTCTTCAACGCCGGCGTCAAATTGGTCGTGGAAGGCTCGGCGGTGGTGGAAGACCTGAAGGCGCTGTGCGGGCGCGGGGTGAAGGTGCTCGCCTGCGGCACGTGCCTGGGCCACTTCGGGCTGAAGGACAAGGTGGCCGTCGGCGAGGTCTCCAACATGTACACCATCGCCGAAACGATGCTGCGGGCCGGCAAGGTGGTGAGCCTCTAGGCCAGGCGGTCCGCGCCGACCGTGCCGGCAACGGGAAATATGCGCAGCGGCGCGCCCGAAAGCACGCCGCTGCGTGGTCATCTACGCCGGGTTGAGCACGCGCCCCACGAACAGGATGGCACCCGTCTGCACGTCGCGGATGAGAAAGACGAACGGGCGGTCCACCGTCAAATCCACCGGACTCGCGGGCATCGCCGTCAGCCCGATGACGACGGCAGTCGCGGCGGCCGCTTCGGTGCCCGCTTCGTCCACGGCCACGAAGGCTTTGTGGAACACATCGGTGATGGCCAGGTTGCGCGTGCCGTCCATGCCCGAGAAGTCCGCGCTCATGCTGAAGGCATCGGGCATGCCCATCGCCTTGAGCGTGTCGGCCAGGCTCAGCGACGCATCGTACTTGAACTTGGGCATGGTGAGGTTGACGCTGGCGAATTCCATCTTCGCCAGGATGTCGGCCACCTGGTCGGCGGTGAGCGCGGCCTCAAAGGCGGGGAAGTGGCCCTTATCGGGGACGAGGATCACCATGGACACCTCTTCGCCGTCGTAGGGCAACTCCACGGCCTGAATCCCCTCTCCCGCGAAGTAGCGGAAGCGCGCATCTCCGCGCATCATGGGCACGGTAACCTGCGAGCCATCCAGCAGGTAGAACGGCCCATCCTGCGTGCTCTCCTTCTCAAACGGGTGCAGCCAGGCGGCGTTGAAGTAGATGGCGTTGGCCAGCACCAGGCGCGTCAGCGTGTCAATCGCGCCGGGGGGAATCAAGTCCCGAATCTTGTCCTCGGTCTGCTGGCTCACCCAGTCGTTGATGGTCTTGCGGGCGGCTTCGGGCGCAGACCGGAAATCCACCAGGCGCAGACCAGCGCCATAGTTCATGGCGAGAGTGTCTAGGAACGCGGGCAGAAACTTGTAGCCCGCCTGCCCCCACAGCGAATTGGCGACGCTCAGGCGGAAGGGCTTCCCGTCCTTGGATTTGGCCCCCGCGCCGCGGCTCGCCAGCGCCTGATCCAGCGCGTTGAAGGCGGGGTGCAGCCGCTCCTGGGGCAGCGTGAAACGGAGCACGTCGGCCATCTGGCGCTCGGTGTTGCCGCGCGCGCCGGCGTAGGTCATCGCCAGGGCCAGCGAGATGCTGTAGGGCGAGTAGAACAGGTTGCCCGGCTCCTGGCGTATGGCCTGGTACAGGGCAAAGGCGAAGGCGCTGTTGCCCGCGACCAGTTCGGCCAGGTCCGACGCGCCGACCGCAGGCGATTGGACGCGAGGTTTGTCGGACTGGGCGATTTGAGCCTGGGCAGATCTGCCGGGGGCGCAGGCCGTCAGCCCCAACAGAACACAGATCATCAGCACGTTCAGCCATGGGATTCTCATCGGATCTCCTCCTCGTGCAAGTCCGCAACTCGGCCAGAGCGAATGCCCCGGCTATCTCCAAGACGCGCGCGCAAGGCGAAAGGTTCCGCCTACTGTAGCCCCTGCAGGTACACGTCCAGCGTCATGGGCGAGTCGGGGTTGAGGTAGTCCAACGCGTGGAGCATCTCGGCGTGGCCGCGGCCGATCCAGCGAAGATGCCAGGGTTCGTAGATGTATCCGGTGAGGCGCTCCTTGCCCTGGGGGTAGGAGAAGACGAAGCCGAACTTGTGAGCGTTGTCGTGGAGCCAGCGGCCGGCGGGAGTCTGGCCGAAATCGGGGACAAGGTCGGTGGCGTCGGCGCTGGTAACGTCCACCGTGGTGCCCAACTGATGCTGCGAAAAGCCTGGGCGCGCCGAGTACTGGTTGGCGCGGGCCTCGGCCTCCTCACGAGAGATGGGTTGGCCCGCTGCTTCGGCGCGGCGCATCTCTTCTTCCACGTACTGCGCGAATATGGCGGCCTGCACCGCGTAGGAACGGTAGGCCGAGCGGACGAGAAGGTGAATCCCCTCGCGTTCGGCCACGGCGAACATCTCGGCCAGGTCCATGGCGGCCTGGAAGCGAAGTTCTTCCGGGTCGTTGTTGTAGGTCAGGATACCCAAGTCGTTGAGGGAGATCAAGTCGGTGGGCGCGTAGTCAGGCGAGAGGCCCTGCGTTTTGGTTACCAGCGCCAGCGCGGCCGCGTCGGGGCCTTTGTACACGATGGGCGTTGGGGTGGGCAGGCGCGGCGTCGGCGTGGCTGTGGGCGTGGGGGTGGGTGTTGGCGTCGGCGTGGGCGATGGGGTGCGCGTCGGCGTGTGGGTCGCGGTGGGGGTTGGCGTCGCGGTGGGCCACACGCGGGTGGGCAGAAAGGCGGGCTCCACCGGCACGGCGCGCAACTGGGCAGCGGCAAAGAGCGCTAGCGCCAACGGCAAGGCCCAGGCGAGCAGCAACGTGCGCAGGATGAGCGCCGGCCTATCCACCGCTCCTATGCCCCCCAGCGCTTCTTGTACTCCGCCATCATGCAGCGGTCCATGACGACCGTCATGCCGGCAGCCTGGGCGCGGGCCGCCGCCTCCTCGTTGACGATGCCCAGTTGTATCCACAGGACTTTCGCGCCCGCGGCGATGGCATCATCAACTACCGCCGGCACGTCCTCGGCGCGGCGGAAGACATCCACCACGTCAAACGGCTCCGGGATGGCCCGGAGGCTGGGGTACGCCTTCTCGCCGAGAATCTCACCCTCCACGGTGGGGTTTACCGGGATGATGCGGTAGCCCTTGGACTGGAGGAAGGCCGCCACGCGGTGGCTAGTCTTGTCGGGATTGGACGAGAGGCCCACGACGGCAATGGTCTTGGTTTGTTCCAGAATGCGTTGGATCACTTCGGGTTCGTTCATGGTGCGAAGTATAGCACAAGCGGGGCCGAAAACAAAAACGCGCCCGGCACGGGTCGGGCGCGTTGGGATACGCGCGAGGGACTAGAAATCCTCATCTTCGTCGTCAAAGAAGTCCTCGTCCTCATCCTCGTCCCAGAGGTCTTCGTCTTCCTCCAGGTCGTAGTCATCCAGGAGGTCCAAGGCTTCGTCTTCCTCCTCCTCGTCCAGGATATCCAGCCGCTGGAAGCGGTGCCGCGGTGCACCGCATTCGGGACAGCGCGCAGGCGGGCGAGAGCCTTCTTCAATATAGCCGCATTCCATGCACTCCCATTCCAAAACCATAAACGTCTCCTTCTTCATGGCCATACAGCCGTGTCAGACTACCTAGCGTATACACAAACCAGGGTCAAAAAGCAAGGATGTGGAATGCGATTCGCGGGACAAGGGGAATCATAGAGAACATTTGCGAGGATATCTCGGGTTAAGACGGACAGGAACGCGTGTTTTCTCGTTTTTTCTTCGTTTTTCGCATCCAGGACAGGCCCCCATGAGGCCCCAGCGTACACCACCCGGTTATCCACGAATTACACGAACCTACGCGCACGCCCGCCCGAGGCGGAAGCATCGGGCTGAATGGGCGAAGCCCTGCGGGCTGGGGGTGGATTCGCGGTTGCTTGTCGCCCGACGCTGAAGCATCGGGCTGAATGGGCGAAGCCCTACGGGCTGGGCCAGCCCCGAAGGGGCTTCGCGCCTTTAGCGCGGGGGTTTAGCCCCGCGCGGCATGCGCATGTGCGGTCGTGCCTTTCGCGCCCTTTCGTGTCCTTCGTGATCCGAACACCCCTCACCCTAGCCCTCTCCCGCCGCGGGCGAGGGAACAGCGCCTGCGGGCGGCCAGGGGGATGTGAGGGGTTACCCGCCACCCGCCGCCCCCGCACCGGCAATCGCCCCGCTGGTCCACGCCCACTGCAAGTTGTACCCGCCGCACGGGCCGACGACATCAAGAACCTCGCCTGCGAAGTACAGGTGCGGCACCACGCGCGACGCCATCGTAGCCGGATCCACCTCGGCGAGCGGGACGCCGCCCGTGGACACCTGCGCGAACGTAAAGCCGCGCGTGCCCGTAACGGTGGCCTTGAGGCAGGTGAGCGTCTCCATGAGGCGGGCGCGCTCAGCGTCCGGGATTTCGGTGAGCCTGGCGTCGGGGCGCACGCCGGCCACGGCCATCACGAGCGGCGGAATCTTCTGGGGCAGGACCGCGCCCAGGAGAACGCGCACGGGGAACGGCTCACGGCTCTTGCGCGCCAGGAGTTCCTCCAGCGCCGCCCGCACGTAGGGGAGCAGGTTGATCTCCAGCGTCAGGTAGGTGCCCGGGCGCGCGCTCACCAGATGGGCCAAGTCCATGGCCGCCGGGCCGCTGAACCCGTACTCGGTGAACATCATGTTGCCCATGCTGCGCCCCAGGACGCGGTCGCCGTCGTACAGGGTCAGCGCCACGTCCAGCCGCACACCCTGAAGTTTGTGGAACCGCTTCACGTCGGCGGTGAGGGGCGCGAGGGCCGGACGAATCGGCACGATGCGATGCCCCAGTGACTCCAAGACCGGGAACAAATCCCCGCGGGACCCCAGCGCCGGATACGCCTTGCCCCCGCACGCCACGATGACGCGGTCAAAGGTCTGCACGTGCGGCCCCCCGCCGATCGCCAGGCCGATGCCGCGCGGGCCGGGGCGGATGTCCGCGATCTTGGTCTGCAGGCGCGTCTCCACGCCCGCCAGTTCCAGCGCCGCCCCCAGAATGTCGGCCACGTTGGCCGCCGACTCGGACAGAGGATAGCACCAGCCGTCGGGCGTGGAGTAGATGAGGATGCCCACGTCGCGCAGGCGGGCGACGGTCTCGCGGTGGCCGAAGCGCGCGAACGCCACGCGCACGAATTCGGGGTCGGCGCAGGCGTACTTGTCGGGCGCGGCATGGACATTGGTGATGTTGCACCGCCCGTTGCCGGTTACCAGAATCTTGCGCCCGACGATGGCGTTGGTGTCAAACAGCGTTACCCGTGCGCCGCGCCGCGCCGCTTCCAGCGCCGCCATGATCCCCGCCGGCCCCGCGCCGACGATGCCGATATGCAGCCTTGCCATAGAGTGCGCTCCGCCCGATTGAGAGGTAACAAGATGGAACTCGTGCCGGAGTGTAGCACGGGCGAGGCGGCGATGCAAGAACGGCGGCGCAGTCGCCTCGCCCGCGATGACGCGGCTGCGCTGTTCTGGACGAGAAGGCCATCTCGGTTTATACTGAATGCCGAATCCCTCATCGGAGCGTGGATATGGCCGAGAAAGTCAAAGTGTTGAGCGTGCTGAAACTGTCGGATGAGCAACTGGCGCGGCTGCGAGCCGTCTCGCCCGCCCTGGACATCGCGCAGATCACCTGCAAGACGCCCGAAGACATGTTGCCGCTGGTGGGCGAGCCGGAAATTCTGTACACGTACCACGCCGACTTCCTGCCCGAACAGGCGCCGCGCCTGAAGTGGGTGCAACTCTCCAGCGCGGGGGCCGATCACCTGCTGGACAAGCCCATCATGAAATCGGACATCGCCATCACCACGGCCAGCGGCATCCACGCCGTGCCCATCGCCGAATACGTCTTCGGCTCCATGCTGGCCTTCGCCCGCCGATTCCCCCTAGCCTTCGCCCTGCAGCAGAAGCACGAATGGCCCAAGGGGCGCTGGGCGGCCCTGCTCGGCGCGGAACTGCGCGGCGCAACCATCGGCATCATCGGCTACGGCAGCATCGGCCGCGAGATCGGCCGTCTCGCCAAGGCCTTCGGCATGCGGGTGCTGGCGTCCAAGCGCAACCCGGGCAGGCGCGAAGACGTCGGCTATCGCATCCCCGGCGCGGGCGACGCCCAGATGCAGCATGTGGACGGCGTTTTCGGTCCCGACCAACTGGAGCAGATGGTGTCGGCGTGCGACTACGTGGTGGTGGCGCTCCCTCTGACGCCCGAGACACGCGGGATCGTGAGCGAATCGGTCATTCGGGCCATGAAGCCGACGGCGTACTTCGTCAACATCTCACGGGGCGAGGTGGTGGACGAGGAGGCGCTCATCCGCGCCCTGCGCGAGGGCCGCATCGCGGGCGCTGGCCTGGACGTTTTCTGGCAGGAGCCGCTGCCGCCCGATAGCCCGCTGTACGACCTGCCCAACGTCATCCTGACGCCACATATCGCGGCGACCACGGCGGCCTACAACGACCGCGCCACCGACCTGTTCGCCGAGAACCTGCGGCGCTACCTGGCTGGCGAGCCGCTGCTGAACCTGGTGGACAAGACGCTGGGATACTAGACGCCAAACGAGGAGAACATGACCGAACACGAACGTACTATCGCCGATTTGGAATCCCTGGTGGCCGCGCTGCCCGAGGCCGAACGCGAACGATTTGCCCGCATCTTCCACATTGCAACCGACCAGGCCGACGTGGTGATTCCCGCGCCGATGAAGGCCGAAGTGGAGGCGCTGTTCGGCGGCGTGGAGCCCGTGCTGCGCCAGACGCTGGTGCGGGTTACCAACCTCATCACCCTGGACGGCACGCTGTTCAACCCGCTGCGTCAGCGCCGCCCCCACGACGAGCGGCTGGCGTCATCGGTGGACATCCCAGGCCCGACCGCCGACGACCCCTTCTGCGCGCCGCTGGAACGCACTACCGAAAACACCTTCGGGCGGGTGCGCGGCGCTTTCTCTGTAACGGCAGCGAACCTTGTGCCCATTGAGCGATTCCACTCGGTCATCATCTTTGACGAGCACGACCCGCTGGCTTTCACCGAGGCGTC
This genomic interval from Chloroflexota bacterium contains the following:
- the yedF gene encoding sulfurtransferase-like selenium metabolism protein YedF; the encoded protein is MSKVVDARGLACPQPVILTRNALQEADSVTTIVDNETARQNVQRMAQASGAEVRVETREDGIYLHIAKTPHAHLAAQPEPTGEAPASGPLVLVVPDQYMGRGDDPELGGILIRAFFHTLGEVDPLPETVIFFNAGVKLVVEGSAVVEDLKALCGRGVKVLACGTCLGHFGLKDKVAVGEVSNMYTIAETMLRAGKVVSL
- a CDS encoding serpin family protein, which encodes MRIPWLNVLMICVLLGLTACAPGRSAQAQIAQSDKPRVQSPAVGASDLAELVAGNSAFAFALYQAIRQEPGNLFYSPYSISLALAMTYAGARGNTERQMADVLRFTLPQERLHPAFNALDQALASRGAGAKSKDGKPFRLSVANSLWGQAGYKFLPAFLDTLAMNYGAGLRLVDFRSAPEAARKTINDWVSQQTEDKIRDLIPPGAIDTLTRLVLANAIYFNAAWLHPFEKESTQDGPFYLLDGSQVTVPMMRGDARFRYFAGEGIQAVELPYDGEEVSMVILVPDKGHFPAFEAALTADQVADILAKMEFASVNLTMPKFKYDASLSLADTLKAMGMPDAFSMSADFSGMDGTRNLAITDVFHKAFVAVDEAGTEAAAATAVVIGLTAMPASPVDLTVDRPFVFLIRDVQTGAILFVGRVLNPA
- a CDS encoding M15 family metallopeptidase, with the translated sequence MDRPALILRTLLLAWALPLALALFAAAQLRAVPVEPAFLPTRVWPTATPTPTATHTPTRTPSPTPTPTPTPTPTATPTPRLPTPTPIVYKGPDAAALALVTKTQGLSPDYAPTDLISLNDLGILTYNNDPEELRFQAAMDLAEMFAVAEREGIHLLVRSAYRSYAVQAAIFAQYVEEEMRRAEAAGQPISREEAEARANQYSARPGFSQHQLGTTVDVTSADATDLVPDFGQTPAGRWLHDNAHKFGFVFSYPQGKERLTGYIYEPWHLRWIGRGHAEMLHALDYLNPDSPMTLDVYLQGLQ
- a CDS encoding CoA-binding protein; amino-acid sequence: MNEPEVIQRILEQTKTIAVVGLSSNPDKTSHRVAAFLQSKGYRIIPVNPTVEGEILGEKAYPSLRAIPEPFDVVDVFRRAEDVPAVVDDAIAAGAKVLWIQLGIVNEEAAARAQAAGMTVVMDRCMMAEYKKRWGA
- a CDS encoding aminoacetone oxidase family FAD-binding enzyme — encoded protein: MARLHIGIVGAGPAGIMAALEAARRGARVTLFDTNAIVGRKILVTGNGRCNITNVHAAPDKYACADPEFVRVAFARFGHRETVARLRDVGILIYSTPDGWCYPLSESAANVADILGAALELAGVETRLQTKIADIRPGPRGIGLAIGGGPHVQTFDRVIVACGGKAYPALGSRGDLFPVLESLGHRIVPIRPALAPLTADVKRFHKLQGVRLDVALTLYDGDRVLGRSMGNMMFTEYGFSGPAAMDLAHLVSARPGTYLTLEINLLPYVRAALEELLARKSREPFPVRVLLGAVLPQKIPPLVMAVAGVRPDARLTEIPDAERARLMETLTCLKATVTGTRGFTFAQVSTGGVPLAEVDPATMASRVVPHLYFAGEVLDVVGPCGGYNLQWAWTSGAIAGAGAAGGG
- a CDS encoding D-2-hydroxyacid dehydrogenase; its protein translation is MAEKVKVLSVLKLSDEQLARLRAVSPALDIAQITCKTPEDMLPLVGEPEILYTYHADFLPEQAPRLKWVQLSSAGADHLLDKPIMKSDIAITTASGIHAVPIAEYVFGSMLAFARRFPLAFALQQKHEWPKGRWAALLGAELRGATIGIIGYGSIGREIGRLAKAFGMRVLASKRNPGRREDVGYRIPGAGDAQMQHVDGVFGPDQLEQMVSACDYVVVALPLTPETRGIVSESVIRAMKPTAYFVNISRGEVVDEEALIRALREGRIAGAGLDVFWQEPLPPDSPLYDLPNVILTPHIAATTAAYNDRATDLFAENLRRYLAGEPLLNLVDKTLGY